In Tripterygium wilfordii isolate XIE 37 chromosome 15, ASM1340144v1, whole genome shotgun sequence, one DNA window encodes the following:
- the LOC120017119 gene encoding isoeugenol synthase 1-like isoform X2, with translation MCRRKEEQKQRKAMAHENKILIIGATGYLGKFMVKASVSMGHPTYAYVRPIKPDSDPSKLKTHEEFRSMGVSVFQGELDDHGRLVSALRQVDVVISTVGVPQYLHQLNIISAVKEVGTIKRFVPSEYGNEVDRVSGLPPFEALSERKRKKRRATEAAGLSYTYVSANSFAAYFIDYFLHPRESRDNVVVYAVLNYEEDVAAYTVKAATDPRTANSVVICRPSNNIVSQLDLISMWETKTGHTCEKVYVHEDELIKLTQTLPYPENIPAAVLHNIFIQGDQMSFELSGDDLEASKLYPDYNYTCVDGILDICLVNPPKPKLATLA, from the exons ATGTGCAGAAGGAAAGAGGAACAGAAACAAAGGAAGGCTATGGCTCATGAGAACAAGATACTAATAATTGGAGCAACTGGGTATCTAGGAAAATTCATGGTGAAGGCAAGCGTATCAATGGGCCATCCGACTTACGCTTATGTTCGCCCAATCAAACCAGATTCCGACCCTTCCAAGCTAAAGACACACGAGGAATTTAGATCCATGGGAGTCTCTGTGTTCCAA GGTGAGTTAGATGACCACGGAAGGCTTGTTTCAGCTCTGCGACAAGTAGATGTTGTCATTTCTACAGTCGGAGTTCCTCAATATCTTCACCAACTCAACATAATTAGTGCTGTGAAAGAAGTTGGCACTATAAAG AGATTTGTACCCTCCGAATATGGAAATGAAGTGGATAGAGTAAGCGGGCTCCCGCCGTTTGAAGCTCTGTCCGagaggaagaggaaaaaaaggagGGCAACAGAAGCAGCAGGACTATCATACACTTATGTTTCTGCAAATTCATTTGCAGCATACTTCATTGATTACTTTCTCCATCCACGCGAGTCGCGCGACAATGTCGTAGTTTATG CGGTGCTGAATTATGAAGAAGATGTGGCTGCGTACACCGTTAAAGCAGCCACAGATCCAAGAACAGCCAATAGTGTCGTTATCTGCAGGCCCTCAAACAACATTGTCTCTCAACTAGACCTCATATCTATGTGGGAGACAAAGACGGGACACACTTGCGAAAAAGTTTATGTTCATGAGGATGAGCTCATCAAACTCACCCAGA CTTTACCCTACCCAGAAAACATTCCGGCGGCAGTGCTACACAATATATTCATTCAGGGAGATCAAATGAGCTTTGAATTAAGTGGTGATGATTTGGAGGCATCAAAGCTATACCCTGATTACAACTACACTTGCGTCGATGGAATCCTTGATATTTGCTTGGTCAATCCTCCAAAACCCAAATTAGCAACATTAGCATGA
- the LOC120017119 gene encoding isoeugenol synthase 1-like isoform X1 gives MCRRKEEQKQRKAMAHENKILIIGATGYLGKFMVKASVSMGHPTYAYVRPIKPDSDPSKLKTHEEFRSMGVSVFQGELDDHGRLVSALRQVDVVISTVGVPQYLHQLNIISAVKEVGTIKRFVPSEYGNEVDRVSGLPPFEALSERKRKKRRATEAAGLSYTYVSANSFAAYFIDYFLHPRESRDNVVVYGTGEAKAVLNYEEDVAAYTVKAATDPRTANSVVICRPSNNIVSQLDLISMWETKTGHTCEKVYVHEDELIKLTQTLPYPENIPAAVLHNIFIQGDQMSFELSGDDLEASKLYPDYNYTCVDGILDICLVNPPKPKLATLA, from the exons ATGTGCAGAAGGAAAGAGGAACAGAAACAAAGGAAGGCTATGGCTCATGAGAACAAGATACTAATAATTGGAGCAACTGGGTATCTAGGAAAATTCATGGTGAAGGCAAGCGTATCAATGGGCCATCCGACTTACGCTTATGTTCGCCCAATCAAACCAGATTCCGACCCTTCCAAGCTAAAGACACACGAGGAATTTAGATCCATGGGAGTCTCTGTGTTCCAA GGTGAGTTAGATGACCACGGAAGGCTTGTTTCAGCTCTGCGACAAGTAGATGTTGTCATTTCTACAGTCGGAGTTCCTCAATATCTTCACCAACTCAACATAATTAGTGCTGTGAAAGAAGTTGGCACTATAAAG AGATTTGTACCCTCCGAATATGGAAATGAAGTGGATAGAGTAAGCGGGCTCCCGCCGTTTGAAGCTCTGTCCGagaggaagaggaaaaaaaggagGGCAACAGAAGCAGCAGGACTATCATACACTTATGTTTCTGCAAATTCATTTGCAGCATACTTCATTGATTACTTTCTCCATCCACGCGAGTCGCGCGACAATGTCGTAGTTTATGGTACTGGTGAAGCCAAAG CGGTGCTGAATTATGAAGAAGATGTGGCTGCGTACACCGTTAAAGCAGCCACAGATCCAAGAACAGCCAATAGTGTCGTTATCTGCAGGCCCTCAAACAACATTGTCTCTCAACTAGACCTCATATCTATGTGGGAGACAAAGACGGGACACACTTGCGAAAAAGTTTATGTTCATGAGGATGAGCTCATCAAACTCACCCAGA CTTTACCCTACCCAGAAAACATTCCGGCGGCAGTGCTACACAATATATTCATTCAGGGAGATCAAATGAGCTTTGAATTAAGTGGTGATGATTTGGAGGCATCAAAGCTATACCCTGATTACAACTACACTTGCGTCGATGGAATCCTTGATATTTGCTTGGTCAATCCTCCAAAACCCAAATTAGCAACATTAGCATGA
- the LOC120017119 gene encoding isoeugenol synthase 1-like isoform X3, translating into MAHENKILIIGATGYLGKFMVKASVSMGHPTYAYVRPIKPDSDPSKLKTHEEFRSMGVSVFQGELDDHGRLVSALRQVDVVISTVGVPQYLHQLNIISAVKEVGTIKRFVPSEYGNEVDRVSGLPPFEALSERKRKKRRATEAAGLSYTYVSANSFAAYFIDYFLHPRESRDNVVVYGTGEAKAVLNYEEDVAAYTVKAATDPRTANSVVICRPSNNIVSQLDLISMWETKTGHTCEKVYVHEDELIKLTQTLPYPENIPAAVLHNIFIQGDQMSFELSGDDLEASKLYPDYNYTCVDGILDICLVNPPKPKLATLA; encoded by the exons ATGGCTCATGAGAACAAGATACTAATAATTGGAGCAACTGGGTATCTAGGAAAATTCATGGTGAAGGCAAGCGTATCAATGGGCCATCCGACTTACGCTTATGTTCGCCCAATCAAACCAGATTCCGACCCTTCCAAGCTAAAGACACACGAGGAATTTAGATCCATGGGAGTCTCTGTGTTCCAA GGTGAGTTAGATGACCACGGAAGGCTTGTTTCAGCTCTGCGACAAGTAGATGTTGTCATTTCTACAGTCGGAGTTCCTCAATATCTTCACCAACTCAACATAATTAGTGCTGTGAAAGAAGTTGGCACTATAAAG AGATTTGTACCCTCCGAATATGGAAATGAAGTGGATAGAGTAAGCGGGCTCCCGCCGTTTGAAGCTCTGTCCGagaggaagaggaaaaaaaggagGGCAACAGAAGCAGCAGGACTATCATACACTTATGTTTCTGCAAATTCATTTGCAGCATACTTCATTGATTACTTTCTCCATCCACGCGAGTCGCGCGACAATGTCGTAGTTTATGGTACTGGTGAAGCCAAAG CGGTGCTGAATTATGAAGAAGATGTGGCTGCGTACACCGTTAAAGCAGCCACAGATCCAAGAACAGCCAATAGTGTCGTTATCTGCAGGCCCTCAAACAACATTGTCTCTCAACTAGACCTCATATCTATGTGGGAGACAAAGACGGGACACACTTGCGAAAAAGTTTATGTTCATGAGGATGAGCTCATCAAACTCACCCAGA CTTTACCCTACCCAGAAAACATTCCGGCGGCAGTGCTACACAATATATTCATTCAGGGAGATCAAATGAGCTTTGAATTAAGTGGTGATGATTTGGAGGCATCAAAGCTATACCCTGATTACAACTACACTTGCGTCGATGGAATCCTTGATATTTGCTTGGTCAATCCTCCAAAACCCAAATTAGCAACATTAGCATGA